One Drosophila subobscura isolate 14011-0131.10 chromosome U, UCBerk_Dsub_1.0, whole genome shotgun sequence DNA window includes the following coding sequences:
- the LOC117900202 gene encoding mucin-5AC isoform X8 produces the protein MEFSTYRMSFLWLLGLCLLIFKAGPTEAQGKRASRITSSRSFGTNVKSTSSNGLSFDCPEEFGYYPHPTDCTQYYVCVFGGALLESCTGGLMYSHELQTCDWPRNVGCELVDTSTERGPARGQSQTQQQQHHQQHVPSRVRFGSAFSSPGGAQKAPTVAPQYHRSPPQVIQAQVHNIPPPPPELRVPPNPVVTSRGQPKPLLDAQEDIAKLYAEAQETLPPAEEEESDRQQRVYRGQPSTVSQVQRDRDGIIHQASINAIPQSGKLSSYAFGTAYSESLNDEQTLEYELSHNGLEARTRKRRELTRQTTAVADTATETTTTPEPEPKVQTEMPNDSNTSSEVMETESSSTLPGNDSESNNSEEHYDEVAPVEDKIQKYSSKISQRRETPANAVMEFDYAGDEAAEDEDERPEETDAATGESKRRPRQLRPLTHTSAKWPAQNYREIDNQGYHQHQTGQSYSFGNFNPYLTPPASPAQTPQPYGNHNYNKVNAGYPAQAYLHQQQQISTANQQKPKVVYTGYNLSLPPPPLEDDFRPIAGNYFGAPSNPRLPPQNLQQQHSSSGGDLLPYLIQQLKELKERRKNIQAENFAYFHLDNQPVTPATASAPAPSSSHATTTAQTPFAYYSHSHLSGDPSKPTQQVTPVPKGQYSTMGGFYNNQGPDHGQVNPNYPGKLVSQYSIGSTTESNYFQYNVIANQKMKGVYSTAKPNQVGQVAVKVRPPVTPLQVTQSINIVSAPNLAYNRPNTGLQQVPFRDFSHIPVGISYTGNSTVPESYQTFTKTITSTEAPATTTTADKPKLTNFQFNIHEFMANLKSSDLASVNPAINPLIKYFKQLNSDVQRRPVALSSTTTIPISTTLSTSTPKPRQREKPTITTTSRPLKGYESFIKGIQNQINKQTSSQSAAPPTKSPTTPRVRPTIRTSSSSSTTTTESVDYYDEDYEEDDDILPPSHLPPYMPMSETMAPPRPQLAATTAPVTGLPVRNNFQTGFMEATTTRRPFPNFAQLNSRPSTETGTGVPSFINFPSDIFQELKQRLPQSTTPTSAASTTQSTRPSSTTASTSTSTRMRYTTRPRTRGQQKWMTMAPAAAAAKGVENNTKRAKNESNSMSGYYSGKQSHSSLGGLQLNSVHIVGSDSGGDRHRDIEYQQQQQQQDHQQQQQQQQQQQYHQPAVRHQQTQSTYRPLEQSATPTPPQKPLYSNQPTLTYSTDYDEDINAQIEQDNVYDQPTHSPQRPEQVAIQRLDARPTTTKTPPTRADARHYYDTITTQNTRNGESDYSYSSSGEYTEDYEQSERRPGTDTRDDYELIANVVGHKKMKTSTLQPPTTRGQNIKVTPAVSWSTPKSSTTTTTTTSSTTTTTTPPTTTTTTTTTTPKPQRNNNRNRGGAIYANQDRDVVPTANRGTHPPRTRPTLKPSGTIVSKAQEFVDIYRYPPTRPDPIYPQPTPDKTAAKCRKDVCLLPDCYCGGRDIPAELPAESIPQIVLLTFDDSVNDLNKQLYTDLFEKGRVNPNGCPITATFYVSHEWTDYSQVQNLYADGHEMASHTVS, from the exons ATGGAGTTTTCAACATATCGAATGagttttctgtggctgctgggaTTATGTCTACTGATATTCAAAGCAG GACCCACAGAAGCTCAAGGCAAACGCGCCTCACGCATCACCAGCTCTCGCAGCTTTGGCACCAACGTCAAGTCCACCAGCTCCAATGGCCTCAGCTTCGACTGCCCCGAGGAGTTCGGCTACTATCCGCACCCCACGGACTGCACACAGTACTACGTGTGCGTGTTCGGTGGGGCACTACTTGAGAGCTGCACCGGCGGCCTTATGTACTCGCACGAACTACAGACCTGTGACTGGCCACGGAACGTGGGCTGCGAGTTGGTGGACACTTCCACGGAGCGCGGCCCGGCAcgtggccagagccagacgcagcagcagcagcatcatcagcagcatgtTCCTAGCCGCGTGCGCTTTGGGTCCGCTTTCAGCAGTCCAGGTGGCGCCCAAAAGGCGCCCACAGTGGCGCCGCAATACCATCGCTCTCCGCCACAGGTCATACAGGCTCAGGTCCACAATATCCCACCGCCTCCACCAGAGCTGCGCGTTCCACCCAATCCGGTGGTCACGTCGCGGGGTCAGCCGAAGCCATTGCTGGACGCACAAGAGGACATAGCGAAG CTCTATGCTGAGGCGCAGGAAACACTGCCACccgcggaggaggaggagtccgATCGTCAGCAGCGTGTGTATCGCGGCCAGCCAAGCACCGTTAGCCAGGTACAACGGGATCGCGATGGCATCATCCATCAGGCAAGCATCAATGCCATACCCCAGAGCGGAAAGCTCAGCTCCTACGCCTTCGGAACAGCCTACAG CGAAAGCTTGAATGACGAACAAACGCTCGAATACGAACTGTCACATAACGGACTCGAGGCACGAACGCGAAAACGACGAGAACTCACGAGGCAGACAACGGCAGTTGCGGACACAGCAAcggagacaacaacaacaccagaaccagaacccaaAGTGCAAACAGAAATGCCCAACGATTCGAATACATCGAGCGAAGTGATGGAAACtgaaagcagcagcacgctACCCGGCAACGACAGTGAATCGAATAACTCAGAGGAGCACTACGACGAGGTGGCTCCTGTCGAAGATAAGATACAAAAGTACTCCTCAAAGATAAGTCAGCGAAGGGAAACCCCAGCAAATGCAGTAATGGAGTTTGACTACGCTGGTGATGAAGCTGCTGAAGACGAGGACGAGCGCCCAGAGGAAACAGATGCGGCAACAGGGGAGTCAAAAAGACGCCCGCGTCAGCTTCGCCCACTCACGCACACCTCTGCCAAATGGCCGGCACAGAACTATCGGGAAATTGACAACCAAGGCTACCATCAGCATCAGACTGGCCAAAGCTATAGCTTTGGTAACTTCAATCCATATCTAACGCCACCAGCCAGTCCCGCGCAGACTCCGCAGCCGTACGGCAATCACAACTACAACAAAGTAAACGCCGGCTATCCCGCTCAGGCTTATctacaccagcaacagcagattTCCAcagcaaaccaacaaaagccaaaggtTGTGTACACCGGCTACAATCTATCGCTGCCACCGCCCCCCTTGGAGGATGACTTTCGCCCGATTGCGGGCAACTACTTCGGAGCGCCAAGCAATCCACGATTGCCCCCGCAGAACCTCCAACAACAGCACTCGAGCAGCGGTGGAGATCTGCTACCATATTTAATACAGCAGCTGAAGGAATTAAAGGAACGTCGCAAGAATATACAAGCGGAAAACTTTGCCTATTTTCATTTGGACAATCAGCCAGTGACACCCGCCACTGCCAGCGCCCCAGCACCCAGCTCCTCACACGCCACAACCACAGCACAAACGCCGTTCGCGTACTACTCACACTCCCACCTATCAGGCGACCCGTCCAAGCCCACACAGCAGGTGACACCCGTTCCCAAAGGACAGTACAGCACCATGGGAGGTTTTTACAATAATCAGGGTCCCGATCATGGGCAAGTCAACCCGAACTATCCCGGTAAGCTGGTATCCCAGTACAGCATTGGCAGCACCACGGAGAGCAACTATTTTCAGTATAATGTTATAGCGAATCAGAAGATGAAAGGCGTCTACAGCACAGCCAAACCGAATCAAGTAGGACAAGTGGCGGTCAAAGTGCGACCCCCAGTCACACCGCTGCAGGTCACGCAGAGCATCAACATTGTGTCGGCGCCCAATCTGGCCTACAACAGGCCCAACACAGGTCTGCAACAGGTGCCATTCCGTGACTTTTCGCACATACCCGTAGGCATAAGCTATACGGGCAACAGCACCGTGCCAGAATCCTATCAGACTTTTACCAAGACAATCACTTCCACAGAGGCTCCGGCGACCACAACGACTGCCGATAAGCCCAAGCTGacaaattttcaattcaatatCCATGAGTTCATGGCTAACCTAAAGTCCAGCGATCTGGCAAGTGTGAATCCGGCCATAAACCCATTGATTAAGTACTTCAAGCAGTTGAACAGCGATGTCCAGCGACGTCCAGTTGCCCTTTCCAGCACGACGACAATCCCAATTTCCACCACATTGAGTACTTCTACACCTAAACCACGACAAAGAGAAAAGCCAACCATTACAACCACTTCGAGACCGCTCAAGGGCTACGAGAGCTTTATCAAGGGcatacaaaatcaaatcaacaaaCAGACCTCGAGTCAGAGTGCGGCACCGCCTACAAAATCCCCAACAACGCCGCGAGTAAGACCCACAATAAggactagcagcagcagcagcacaacgaCTACCGAAAGCGTCGACTACTACGACGAGGACTACGAGGAAGATGATGATATACTGCCACCGTCACACTTGCCGCCTTATATGCCCATGTCCGAGACAATGGCACCACCACGCCCGCAActggcagccaccacagcGCCTGTGACTGGGCTGCCAGTACGCAACAACTTCCAGACTGGATTCATGGAAGCCACCACCACACGACGTCCATTCCCAAACTTTGCGCAGCTTAACAGCAGGCCCAGTACGGAGACTGGCACTGGAGTGCCGTCATTCATCAACTTCCCCAGCGACATATTCCAGGAACTTAAGCAACGTCTGCCACAGTCCACCACTCCCACGTCAGCGGCTTCCACTACGCAGAGCACGCGGCCCAGCTCCACGACAGCATCCACATCAACATCCACACGAATGCGCTACACAACGCGGCCACGCACTAGAGGACAACAAAAGTGGATGACGAtggcaccagctgcagctgcagccaagGGAGTCGAGAACAACACCAAACGGGCGAAAAATGAAAGTAATTCAATGTCCGGCTACTATTCCGGCAAGCAAAGTCACAGCAGCTTAGGTGGCCTCCAATTGAACTCTGTGCACATCGTCGGCTCAGACTCAGGCGGGGACAGACACAG GGACATTGAgtatcaacaacaacaacagcagcaagaccatcagcagcagcagcaacagcagcaacagcaacaatatcaTCAGCCAGCTGTGCGCCATCAACAGACGCAATCAACGTACCGTCCACTGGAGCAATCGGCCACACCGACTCCACCACAGAAGCCGCTGTACAGCAATCAACCGACGTTGACCTACAGCACGGACTACGATGAGGATATTAATGCACAG ATCGAGCAAGATAATGTGTACGATCAGCCCACACATTCGCCCCAAAG GCCGGAGCAGGTGGCCATCCAAAGACTGGACGCGCGGCCAACAACCACAAAGACACCGCCCACACGTGCCGATGCGCGTCACTACTATGACACGATTACCACGCAAAATACGCGCAACGGAGAATCCGATTACAGTTACTCCAGCTCAGGAGAGTACACAGAGGACTATGAGCAGAGCGAGCGCAGGCCCGGCACGGATACGAGAGATGATTATGAATTGATTGCCAATGTTGTGgggcacaaaaaaatgaaaacttccACGCTACAACCACCTACCACAAGAGGTCAGAACATAAAAGTTACACCAGCAGTTAGTTGGAGTACGCCCAAGAgttccacaacaacaacaacaacaaccagttctacaacaaccacaacaacaccaccaacaacgacaacaacaaccaccacaacaacaccaaaacCCCAAAG AAACAACAATAGAAACCGAGGCGGCGCCATTTATGCCAATCAGGATCGGGATGTTGTGCCCACAGCCAATCGAGGAACGCATCCACC ACGCACCCGTCCCACGCTTAAGCCTTCCGGCACTATTGTCTCGAAGGCTCAAGAATTTGTGGACATTTATAGATATCCACCAACACGACCGGATCCCATCTACCCACAGCCCACGCCCGACAAGACGGCAGCCAAGTGCCGCAAGGATGTGTGCCTGCTGCCAGACTGCTATTGTGGTGGTCGGGATATACCTG CCGAGCTACCCGCTGAGAGCATTCCCCAAATAGTTCTCTTGACTTTCGATGATTCTGTGAATGATTTGAATAAGCAATTGTACACGGATCTGTTTGAGAAGGGGCGCGTCAATCCCAATGGTTGCCCCATCACAGCCACATTTTACGTCTCCCATGAGTGGACCGATTACAGCCAGGTGCAAAATCTATACGCCGATGGACATGAAATGGCATCCCATACAGTTTCGTAA